One segment of Williamwhitmania sp. DNA contains the following:
- a CDS encoding DUF3307 domain-containing protein — translation MSIIDLLILQILAHLLSDYTLQSDKWAQNKIRNGFKSKYQKWHSLITIVISWALSFQWLFIVASVPIAISHWIIDGYKKDLNNHKKIRKISFFIDQSLHLLVILGFTLLFYCFFSIEPYLKLPVNTHWLLIITGYVLCTKPANIFIKEVFKAYAISIEKEKEGNEDVLNAGRLIGIIERVITLTLILYGQFEAVGFIIAGKSILRYKETDTSKTEYVLIGTLLSFGVAILIGIAILKFHF, via the coding sequence ATGAGTATTATCGATTTATTAATACTTCAAATCTTAGCTCACCTCTTAAGTGATTATACACTCCAGAGTGATAAATGGGCTCAAAATAAAATTAGGAATGGATTTAAGAGTAAATATCAGAAATGGCATAGCCTAATAACAATTGTAATTTCATGGGCGCTATCATTTCAATGGCTATTCATAGTTGCTTCTGTTCCAATTGCGATTTCTCACTGGATAATTGATGGATATAAGAAAGACCTAAACAATCACAAAAAAATTAGAAAAATTTCCTTTTTTATCGATCAATCGTTGCACCTACTGGTAATATTAGGTTTTACTTTACTTTTTTACTGCTTTTTTTCAATCGAACCATATCTCAAACTGCCAGTAAATACTCATTGGTTATTAATTATTACTGGTTATGTTTTATGTACAAAACCTGCCAACATTTTTATTAAAGAGGTATTCAAGGCTTATGCTATATCAATTGAAAAAGAAAAAGAAGGAAATGAGGACGTCTTAAATGCAGGAAGACTAATCGGCATTATCGAGCGTGTTATAACTCTAACTTTAATCCTTTATGGTCAGTTTGAAGCCGTCGGCTTTATAATTGCTGGCAAATCAATACTTCGCTATAAAGAAACGGACACTTCCAAAACCGAATATGTTCTAATTGGTACATTGTTGAGCTTTGGCGTTGCCATATTAATTGGCATTGCAATCTTAAAATTTCATTTTTAA
- a CDS encoding type I restriction-modification system subunit M N-terminal domain-containing protein — MLQNNSILKSLIDKLWQNFLGGGIANPLIAIEQVTYLIFMKRLDDLEANRVRVCRFYQRKILLALTALVRVNALGQYK, encoded by the coding sequence GTGCTTCAAAATAATTCTATTCTAAAATCATTGATTGACAAGCTCTGGCAAAACTTTTTGGGAGGTGGCATTGCCAACCCATTAATCGCCATTGAGCAAGTCACCTATCTCATTTTCATGAAGCGTTTGGACGATTTGGAAGCCAATCGTGTACGGGTATGCAGATTTTACCAGCGAAAAATACTGCTTGCACTAACCGCCCTCGTCCGTGTTAACGCACTAGGGCAATACAAATAA